A window of the Euzebya pacifica genome harbors these coding sequences:
- a CDS encoding glycosyltransferase yields MVRVLATSVDSAGHAALLLPLAAAARRTGHEVLVVLGPATAGRARGMGLAVHELPVPDDDVAAERAELFGRSMELIMGGERYRGDLLVVGEVFGRLNTVRDLEGLHDAVERFRPDVLLHDPLCGPALVAATAAGVPSVVSAWYPREGLAAFEAACAAGAAVASDREPEILADVLADATRLSPLPHGADPSDVVRWRMRSRGRAAEASRPRPLVYATLGTVVGQIPPLAVRFLGLIHAAVAGLDVDVRITVGHDTDRRLLPAPPENVEILPFLDHAEVMPNAAVVVSHGGLNTVMDAAAWGRPQVVIPTHATDQIVTGGWLQDAGAGRCLLDEDQAPHVLAEALERALAGDHDRGAAALAETLAALPSPDEAITTALARCV; encoded by the coding sequence ATGGTCCGCGTCCTGGCCACGAGCGTCGACAGCGCCGGACACGCGGCCCTGCTGCTGCCGCTCGCGGCGGCGGCACGACGGACCGGCCACGAGGTGCTCGTCGTCCTCGGTCCAGCCACCGCCGGACGGGCACGAGGGATGGGGCTGGCGGTCCACGAGCTCCCGGTGCCCGACGACGACGTCGCGGCGGAACGGGCCGAGCTCTTCGGCCGGTCCATGGAGCTCATCATGGGCGGGGAGCGATACCGGGGCGACCTGCTGGTCGTGGGCGAGGTCTTCGGCCGGCTCAACACCGTCCGCGACCTCGAAGGGCTGCATGACGCCGTCGAGCGGTTCCGACCCGACGTGCTGCTCCACGATCCGTTGTGCGGCCCGGCGCTCGTCGCCGCGACCGCGGCCGGCGTGCCGTCCGTGGTGAGCGCCTGGTATCCCCGGGAGGGCCTGGCGGCGTTCGAGGCGGCCTGCGCAGCGGGCGCAGCCGTCGCCAGCGACCGGGAACCGGAGATCCTCGCCGACGTCCTCGCCGACGCCACGAGGCTCTCGCCGCTGCCACACGGCGCCGATCCCAGCGACGTCGTGCGCTGGCGCATGCGATCCCGTGGGCGTGCTGCCGAGGCCAGCCGTCCTCGGCCCCTCGTCTACGCGACCCTCGGCACCGTCGTCGGGCAGATCCCTCCGCTCGCGGTCCGGTTCCTCGGCCTGATCCACGCTGCGGTCGCGGGCCTGGACGTCGACGTCAGGATCACCGTCGGCCACGACACCGACCGTCGGCTGCTTCCCGCGCCGCCCGAGAACGTCGAGATCCTGCCGTTCCTCGACCACGCGGAGGTCATGCCCAACGCTGCGGTCGTCGTCAGCCATGGGGGCCTGAACACGGTCATGGATGCGGCCGCGTGGGGCAGGCCACAGGTCGTCATCCCCACGCATGCGACCGATCAGATCGTGACCGGGGGATGGCTGCAGGACGCCGGTGCCGGTCGCTGCCTGCTCGACGAGGACCAGGCGCCGCACGTCCTGGCCGAGGCGCTGGAACGCGCCCTCGCCGGCGACCACGACCGAGGTGCTGCTGCGCTGGCCGAGACGCTCGCCGCGCTGCCCTCCCCGGACGAGGCGATCACCACCGCCCTCGCCCGGTGTGTCTAG
- a CDS encoding transporter substrate-binding domain-containing protein → MSLARALRVLAAAMILALALAACSSDDSTETDDASGSATSTADEAAGDDEEAAEEAAPADLTLVSEGNLTVCTEAPYAPFEVEDPDSDTGFGGFDIDIVDEVATRLGLELAVINTGFDALTSGTAMASGTCDMAISAMTITEEREENIDFSDPYYNAAQSLMVPADSGITALADVEGRLGVQSGTTGEAYATENAPDTAELVAFDAGADLFTALAANDIVGILQDLPVNIDRAQQDDSLSVVETYETDEEYGMAFEQDANPELIEAINGALSAMREDGTYDTIYDSYFSES, encoded by the coding sequence ATGTCACTCGCTCGTGCCCTCCGCGTCCTCGCGGCAGCCATGATCCTTGCACTTGCCCTCGCGGCGTGCAGCTCCGACGACAGCACCGAGACAGACGACGCGTCGGGCTCGGCCACCAGCACCGCCGACGAGGCCGCCGGCGACGACGAGGAGGCTGCCGAAGAAGCGGCGCCCGCCGACCTGACGCTGGTGTCGGAAGGCAACCTCACCGTCTGCACCGAGGCACCCTACGCGCCCTTCGAGGTCGAGGACCCCGACTCCGACACCGGCTTCGGTGGCTTCGACATCGACATCGTCGACGAGGTCGCCACCCGCCTCGGCCTGGAGCTGGCCGTCATCAACACCGGCTTCGACGCCCTGACCTCGGGTACCGCGATGGCGTCCGGCACCTGCGACATGGCCATCTCCGCGATGACCATCACCGAGGAGCGCGAGGAGAACATCGACTTCTCCGACCCGTACTACAACGCCGCGCAGTCCCTCATGGTCCCGGCCGACTCCGGCATCACGGCCCTCGCCGACGTCGAGGGTCGCCTGGGCGTCCAGTCCGGCACCACCGGTGAGGCCTACGCCACCGAGAACGCCCCCGACACCGCCGAGCTGGTCGCCTTCGACGCCGGCGCGGACCTGTTCACCGCCCTCGCTGCCAACGACATCGTCGGCATCCTGCAGGACCTGCCGGTCAACATCGACCGCGCCCAGCAGGACGACTCCCTCTCGGTCGTCGAGACCTACGAGACCGACGAGGAGTACGGCATGGCCTTCGAGCAGGACGCCAACCCCGAGCTGATCGAGGCCATCAACGGCGCCCTGTCCGCCATGCGCGAGGACGGCACCTACGACACCATCTACGACTCCTACTTCTCGGAGTCCTAG
- a CDS encoding amino acid ABC transporter ATP-binding protein — MSASPSPTQPGRGAAAIDVQQLHKYFGDLEVLKGIDFHVGRGEVVCVIGPSGSGKSTLLRCVNRLEEPTDGRIVINGTDITDEHVDLNRVRTAIGMVFQQFNLFPHLDVLNNLTIAQRRALKRKQGEAEEIAKRNLERVGLSDKVHAYPGQLSGGQQQRVAIARALSMDPEMMLFDEPTSALDPELVGEVLQVMKDLASEGMTMMVVTHEMGFAREVADRVVFMDGGVVVEENSPEELLENPQHERTKQFLSMVL, encoded by the coding sequence ATGAGCGCATCCCCCTCCCCCACCCAGCCCGGCCGCGGTGCTGCCGCCATCGACGTGCAGCAGCTGCACAAGTACTTCGGTGACCTCGAGGTGCTCAAGGGCATCGACTTCCACGTTGGCCGCGGCGAGGTCGTGTGCGTGATCGGCCCGTCGGGGTCCGGCAAGTCCACGTTGCTGCGGTGCGTCAACCGCCTCGAGGAGCCGACCGACGGCCGGATCGTCATCAACGGCACCGACATCACCGACGAGCACGTCGACCTCAACCGGGTCCGCACGGCCATCGGCATGGTCTTCCAGCAGTTCAACCTGTTCCCGCACCTCGACGTGCTGAACAACCTCACGATCGCCCAGCGTCGGGCCCTGAAGCGCAAGCAGGGCGAGGCGGAGGAGATCGCCAAGCGCAACCTCGAGCGGGTGGGCCTGTCCGACAAGGTGCACGCCTACCCGGGACAGCTGTCGGGTGGTCAGCAGCAGCGCGTCGCCATCGCCCGCGCCCTGTCGATGGACCCCGAGATGATGCTCTTCGACGAGCCGACCTCGGCGCTGGACCCCGAGCTGGTCGGCGAGGTGCTGCAGGTCATGAAGGACCTGGCCAGCGAGGGCATGACCATGATGGTCGTCACCCACGAGATGGGCTTCGCCCGCGAGGTCGCCGACCGCGTCGTCTTCATGGACGGCGGCGTCGTCGTGGAGGAGAACAGCCCCGAGGAGCTGCTGGAGAATCCCCAGCACGAGCGGACCAAGCAGTTCCTGTCGATGGTGCTCTAG
- a CDS encoding ABC transporter ATP-binding protein: protein MPADKTAATRPTIVDRRILDDVAPEPGVAKPDPVLIVDGVRRSFGGLTAVDVQHLEIQRGLITALIGPNGAGKTTFFNLMTGFDSPTDGTWSFDGHDLGGVPAHKVAQYGMVRTFQLTKSLNRMSVIENMRLAGTGQTGERFLPAIIPGMWKKQEAEITERADELLARFKLDAKREDLAGTLSGGQRKLLEMARALMVGPELVCLDEPMAGVNPALVQSLLGHVKSLRDELGMTVVFVEHDMDVVMDISDWVVVMAEGRVIAEGPPASIGTNETVIRAYLGGSEGEGEVALSDIEAEQEDQR from the coding sequence ATGCCCGCTGACAAGACCGCGGCAACGCGTCCGACCATCGTGGATCGGCGCATCCTGGACGACGTCGCGCCCGAGCCCGGCGTCGCCAAGCCCGATCCCGTCCTGATCGTCGACGGCGTCCGCCGGAGCTTCGGTGGCCTGACCGCCGTCGACGTCCAGCACCTGGAGATCCAGCGGGGCCTGATCACCGCGCTGATCGGTCCCAACGGTGCGGGCAAGACGACCTTCTTCAACCTGATGACCGGGTTCGACTCGCCGACGGACGGCACGTGGTCCTTCGACGGCCACGACCTCGGCGGTGTGCCCGCCCACAAGGTCGCCCAGTACGGCATGGTCCGCACCTTCCAGCTGACCAAGTCGCTCAACCGCATGAGCGTCATCGAGAACATGCGCCTGGCCGGGACCGGCCAGACGGGTGAGCGCTTCCTGCCGGCCATCATCCCCGGGATGTGGAAGAAGCAGGAGGCCGAGATCACCGAGCGGGCCGACGAGCTGCTCGCCCGGTTCAAGCTCGACGCAAAGCGCGAGGACCTCGCCGGCACCCTGTCGGGTGGTCAGCGCAAGCTGCTGGAGATGGCACGCGCACTCATGGTCGGGCCGGAGCTCGTCTGCCTCGACGAGCCGATGGCGGGTGTGAACCCGGCGCTGGTCCAGTCCCTGCTGGGACACGTCAAGAGCCTCCGCGACGAGCTCGGCATGACGGTGGTCTTCGTCGAGCACGACATGGACGTCGTCATGGACATCTCCGACTGGGTTGTCGTCATGGCCGAGGGTCGCGTCATCGCCGAGGGACCACCCGCGTCCATCGGCACCAACGAAACCGTCATCCGGGCCTACCTGGGTGGCTCCGAAGGAGAGGGCGAGGTCGCCCTGTCCGACATCGAGGCGGAGCAGGAGGACCAGCGATGA
- a CDS encoding ANTAR domain-containing response regulator → MTDAAAPIRVLIAEDEALIRLDLKEMLLEEGFDVVSEVSDGATAVRMARELRPDLCILDLKMPVMDGIQAAEQITGERLSAVLILTAFSQRDLIEKARRAGAMAYLVKPFQKHDLLPAIEIAAGRFKDLQGLEAEVGTLTDRLEARKVVDRAKGLLMEHEGLTEPQAFRWIQKAAMEERLTMKLVAEQVIEKFEGEG, encoded by the coding sequence ATGACCGACGCTGCCGCCCCCATCCGGGTACTGATCGCCGAGGACGAGGCGCTGATCCGCCTCGACCTCAAGGAAATGCTGCTGGAAGAGGGCTTCGACGTGGTGTCGGAGGTCTCCGACGGCGCGACCGCCGTCCGCATGGCCCGTGAGCTACGCCCCGACCTGTGCATCCTCGACCTGAAGATGCCGGTCATGGACGGCATCCAGGCCGCCGAGCAGATCACCGGCGAACGCCTCTCCGCCGTCCTCATCCTGACCGCCTTCAGCCAGCGGGACCTGATCGAGAAGGCCCGCCGGGCCGGCGCCATGGCCTACCTCGTCAAGCCCTTCCAGAAGCACGACCTGCTGCCGGCCATCGAGATCGCCGCCGGACGGTTCAAGGACCTGCAGGGGCTCGAGGCCGAGGTCGGCACGCTGACCGATCGGCTCGAGGCACGCAAGGTCGTGGACCGGGCCAAGGGGCTGCTGATGGAGCACGAGGGGCTCACCGAACCGCAGGCCTTCCGCTGGATCCAGAAGGCCGCCATGGAGGAACGCCTGACCATGAAGCTCGTCGCCGAGCAGGTCATCGAGAAGTTCGAGGGCGAGGGGTAA
- a CDS encoding branched-chain amino acid aminotransferase, translated as MQTTYTPTQEDTVVATSFGSAFAKVMAMATFTDGAFDEPVLGPVEPLQLSPAAHVLHYGSACFEGMKAHKGADGTVRIFRLDAHVARMQRSCRALYLPVPDADVLSGMITDVVRANLEEVPDPPGALYLRPAMIGTEPNIGAAARASNQGMLYVLASPVGDYFDSSKTLVLGVETDLPRTTPQFGEVKTGANYAMALGVTRRYAAEHGTDQVLFAPNGEVQETGAANFMMIDDRTIITRALDSSFLHGITRDSVLTLAKEHGFDVEERTITVEEMTSRIDTAECALSGTAAVLAPVGALVVDGERLTVRDGQPGPRTTELRTALTAIQRAEAADTFGWTTPVTA; from the coding sequence GTGCAGACCACGTACACACCGACTCAGGAGGACACCGTCGTGGCGACGTCGTTCGGATCCGCATTCGCGAAGGTCATGGCAATGGCCACCTTCACCGACGGGGCGTTCGACGAACCGGTACTGGGGCCCGTGGAGCCGCTGCAGCTGTCCCCGGCCGCCCACGTCCTGCACTACGGCTCGGCGTGCTTCGAGGGCATGAAGGCCCACAAGGGCGCCGACGGCACGGTGCGGATCTTCCGCCTCGACGCCCACGTCGCCCGCATGCAGCGGTCCTGTCGTGCGCTGTACCTGCCCGTGCCCGACGCAGACGTCCTGTCCGGCATGATCACCGACGTGGTGCGGGCCAACCTCGAGGAGGTCCCCGACCCGCCCGGCGCGTTGTACCTGCGCCCGGCGATGATCGGCACCGAGCCCAACATCGGCGCGGCCGCCCGCGCGTCCAACCAGGGGATGCTGTACGTCCTGGCCTCACCGGTCGGCGACTACTTCGACTCCTCCAAGACCCTCGTCCTGGGCGTCGAGACCGACCTGCCCCGCACCACGCCCCAGTTCGGTGAGGTCAAGACCGGCGCCAACTACGCCATGGCGCTCGGCGTGACCCGCCGCTACGCCGCGGAGCACGGCACCGACCAGGTCCTGTTCGCCCCCAACGGCGAAGTGCAGGAGACCGGCGCAGCCAACTTCATGATGATCGACGACCGCACGATCATCACGCGGGCGCTGGACTCCTCGTTCCTGCACGGCATCACGCGCGACTCGGTGCTGACGCTGGCCAAGGAGCACGGCTTCGACGTGGAGGAGCGGACGATCACGGTGGAGGAGATGACCAGCCGGATCGACACCGCCGAGTGCGCGCTGTCGGGTACCGCGGCCGTCCTTGCGCCGGTCGGGGCGTTGGTCGTCGACGGCGAACGGCTGACGGTCCGCGACGGTCAGCCCGGCCCCCGGACCACCGAGCTGCGGACGGCCCTCACCGCGATCCAGCGGGCCGAGGCCGCCGACACCTTCGGCTGGACCACCCCCGTCACCGCCTGA
- a CDS encoding branched-chain amino acid ABC transporter permease encodes MDLGNVLIDGFRAAFGVEAVVFALAAIGLNIHFGYTGLLNFGQVGFMLVGAYGVAIMGRPCPDVAATQTAADQIGPCGQPLVVGVLVGILLAVILALLLGAPTLRLRSDYLAITTIAAAEILRFVFRSDVARPITNSVFGLQQFAGDFFAVNPFPDGPSDRYFGALNYSGQQLWVMVVGWALVGLLTYWTWSLMRSPWGRVLKSIREDEDAARALGKNVFSYKMQALILGGIFGALGGIFLAMGTQAVNPDTYIPVRTFFAYVIIILGGAGTIWGPIVGTFIFLFLTAGLDTLMRELIEGGIISESIIATQEIGPIRFILVGLMLALLMAFRPQGIFGNKEEMLLDAR; translated from the coding sequence ATGGATCTCGGAAACGTACTCATCGATGGCTTCCGGGCCGCGTTCGGCGTCGAAGCCGTCGTGTTCGCCCTGGCCGCCATCGGCCTCAACATCCACTTCGGCTACACCGGCCTGCTGAACTTCGGGCAGGTGGGCTTCATGCTCGTCGGCGCCTACGGCGTGGCGATCATGGGGCGTCCGTGCCCCGACGTGGCGGCCACCCAGACCGCGGCCGACCAGATCGGTCCCTGCGGGCAGCCGCTCGTCGTCGGCGTGCTCGTCGGCATCCTCCTGGCCGTCATCCTCGCCCTCCTGCTGGGCGCCCCCACGCTGCGGCTGCGCAGCGACTACCTGGCCATCACCACCATCGCGGCCGCGGAGATCCTGCGGTTCGTCTTCCGCTCCGACGTCGCACGCCCCATCACCAACTCGGTGTTCGGCCTCCAGCAGTTCGCCGGTGACTTCTTCGCCGTCAACCCCTTCCCGGACGGACCGAGTGATCGCTACTTCGGTGCGCTCAACTACTCGGGCCAGCAGCTGTGGGTCATGGTCGTCGGCTGGGCGCTCGTCGGGCTGCTGACCTACTGGACCTGGTCGCTGATGCGGTCGCCCTGGGGTCGCGTGCTCAAGTCCATCCGCGAGGACGAGGACGCCGCTCGTGCGCTGGGCAAGAACGTCTTCTCCTACAAGATGCAGGCCCTCATCCTCGGCGGCATCTTCGGTGCGCTGGGCGGGATCTTCCTCGCCATGGGCACCCAGGCCGTCAACCCCGACACCTACATCCCCGTCCGGACGTTCTTCGCCTACGTGATCATCATCCTCGGTGGTGCCGGCACCATCTGGGGTCCGATCGTGGGGACGTTCATCTTCCTGTTCCTGACCGCTGGCCTCGACACCTTGATGCGTGAGCTCATCGAGGGCGGGATCATCAGCGAGTCCATCATCGCGACCCAGGAGATCGGCCCGATCCGGTTCATCCTCGTCGGCCTCATGCTGGCGCTGCTGATGGCGTTCCGTCCGCAGGGAATCTTCGGCAACAAAGAGGAGATGCTGCTCGATGCCCGCTGA
- a CDS encoding ABC transporter permease subunit — protein sequence MTWLLPSRDRGPRLALGGLLVLLAVLLAPLAVTPASAQDASEAVLGRVFSGAGPDQVRHAGVTITAADEAGAEVASGQTDENGEVRLELPGPGAFVVALDVSTLPEGLVPRGEVSERSLNVQAGRTGNALFPLDETDGDGGVIAGGPGEATFSDKLSAVPQLFVDGLKLGSIIAITAIGLSLIFGTTGLVNFAHGELVTLGAVVAFLFNASPAGPGWHLVLAAIIAVVVGAGAGGAMESGIWAPLRKRGVGLISMLVISIGLSFIIRNVIQIVYGGGTRPYTNYNIQSAVDLGPISIVPRDLWIIILSTAVLIGIGLMLQRTKIGKALRAVADNKDLAESSGIDVDRVIRFVWLLGGGLSAFGGVLLGTTEQVNFNMGFNLLLLMFAGMILGGIGTAYGAMVGSLVVGVISQVSTAFFSVQLKFVWALVILIIVLLIKPQGLLGKAERFG from the coding sequence ATGACCTGGCTCTTGCCGAGCCGCGACCGAGGACCTCGGCTCGCGCTCGGCGGCCTGCTCGTGCTGCTCGCTGTCCTCCTGGCACCCCTGGCGGTCACCCCCGCCTCGGCCCAGGACGCCAGCGAAGCGGTGCTCGGACGGGTGTTCTCCGGTGCCGGACCCGATCAGGTCCGACACGCCGGCGTGACGATCACCGCCGCTGACGAGGCCGGGGCGGAGGTGGCCAGCGGACAGACCGACGAGAACGGTGAGGTCCGGCTGGAGCTGCCCGGGCCCGGGGCCTTCGTCGTGGCGCTCGACGTCTCCACGCTGCCGGAGGGGCTCGTGCCCCGCGGTGAGGTGTCGGAGCGCAGCCTGAACGTGCAGGCGGGCAGGACGGGCAACGCCCTGTTCCCGCTCGACGAGACCGACGGCGATGGGGGTGTGATCGCCGGTGGACCGGGCGAGGCGACGTTCTCCGACAAGCTGAGCGCAGTCCCGCAGCTGTTCGTGGACGGGCTGAAGCTCGGCTCGATCATCGCCATCACGGCCATCGGGCTGTCGCTGATCTTCGGCACCACCGGCCTGGTCAACTTCGCCCACGGCGAGCTGGTCACCCTCGGCGCCGTCGTGGCCTTCCTCTTCAACGCCTCACCCGCCGGCCCCGGCTGGCACCTCGTCCTCGCGGCGATCATCGCCGTGGTGGTCGGGGCAGGAGCCGGCGGCGCGATGGAGAGCGGCATCTGGGCGCCGCTGCGCAAGCGCGGTGTCGGCCTCATCTCGATGCTGGTCATCTCCATCGGCCTGTCGTTCATCATCCGCAACGTCATCCAGATCGTGTACGGCGGCGGTACTCGGCCCTACACCAACTACAACATCCAGTCGGCCGTCGACCTGGGGCCCATCTCGATCGTCCCGCGCGACCTGTGGATCATCATCCTCTCGACCGCGGTGCTCATCGGCATCGGCCTGATGCTGCAGCGGACCAAGATCGGCAAGGCGCTTCGTGCCGTCGCCGACAACAAGGACCTCGCAGAGTCCTCCGGGATCGACGTGGACCGGGTCATCCGGTTCGTGTGGCTGCTCGGCGGTGGGCTCTCGGCGTTCGGTGGGGTCCTGCTGGGCACCACCGAGCAGGTCAACTTCAACATGGGCTTCAACCTGCTCCTGCTGATGTTCGCCGGGATGATCCTTGGCGGCATCGGGACGGCCTATGGCGCCATGGTGGGTTCGCTCGTCGTCGGCGTGATCAGCCAGGTGTCCACCGCGTTCTTCTCCGTCCAGCTGAAGTTCGTGTGGGCCCTGGTCATCCTCATCATCGTCCTGCTGATCAAGCCCCAGGGCTTGCTCGGCAAGGCCGAACGGTTCGGGTAG
- a CDS encoding TIGR01777 family oxidoreductase yields MKIAMTGSSGLIGSRLSADLLADGHQVVPMVRRHANAGEIRWRPEGPLDPSALRGVDAVIHLAGESIGAGRWTDKQKQRIMESRRQGTTTIAEAVAKADGGPRVLISASAVGLYGNRGDEVITEKTPPGDDFLAEVVKVWEESAEPARDAGVRVVHPRFGIVLDPSGGALQKMLPLFKLGAGGRFGSGEQWWPWVAIDDVSGAVRWALSNDDANDAYNVTAPHPTTNAEFTEVLADVLNRPAFLPVPAFGPKLLLGELADALLFHSQRVEPVRLLADGYEFAFPDLGPALRHVLGR; encoded by the coding sequence ATGAAGATCGCCATGACCGGATCCAGCGGCCTGATCGGCTCGCGGCTGTCCGCCGACCTCCTCGCCGACGGGCACCAGGTCGTGCCGATGGTGCGCCGCCACGCCAACGCCGGCGAGATCCGGTGGCGCCCCGAGGGACCGCTCGATCCCTCCGCGCTGCGCGGTGTCGACGCCGTCATCCACCTCGCGGGTGAGTCCATCGGCGCAGGCCGCTGGACCGACAAGCAGAAGCAGCGGATCATGGAGAGCCGCCGCCAGGGCACAACGACGATCGCCGAGGCCGTTGCGAAGGCCGACGGTGGTCCCCGCGTCCTGATCTCCGCCAGCGCGGTGGGGCTCTACGGGAATCGGGGCGACGAGGTCATCACCGAGAAGACCCCGCCGGGCGATGACTTCCTGGCCGAGGTCGTCAAGGTCTGGGAGGAGTCCGCCGAGCCTGCCCGCGACGCCGGTGTCCGGGTCGTCCACCCGCGGTTCGGCATCGTGCTGGACCCGTCGGGAGGCGCCCTGCAGAAGATGCTGCCGTTGTTCAAGCTGGGTGCGGGCGGCCGCTTCGGCTCCGGTGAGCAGTGGTGGCCGTGGGTCGCGATCGACGACGTGTCGGGGGCCGTCCGGTGGGCGCTGTCCAACGACGACGCCAACGACGCCTACAACGTCACGGCCCCGCACCCGACGACCAACGCGGAGTTCACCGAGGTGCTGGCCGACGTGCTGAACCGGCCGGCGTTCCTGCCAGTGCCCGCCTTCGGGCCCAAGCTGCTGCTGGGCGAGCTGGCCGACGCGCTGCTGTTCCACTCCCAGCGGGTCGAACCCGTGCGGCTGCTGGCCGACGGCTACGAGTTCGCCTTCCCCGACCTGGGCCCGGCCCTGCGCCACGTCCTGGGACGCTGA
- a CDS encoding amino acid ABC transporter permease, protein MSVTDDTGSDLSSSAGKGMSPARKAELRQYVLYGVLVLIAVGFVLGADIEAIQKSFLNVEIAADMFPEVVTQAAKNTLLYTATSFVFGLAFGLLLALMRLSSVGPYRWIARAYIEFFRALPALVTILLIGFAVPIAFDVEIPGGTLGKATLGLGIVAAAYMAETIRAGIEAVPKGQVEAARSLGMSGFWTLTSIVIPQAFRIIIPPLTNELVLLIKDTSLLFVLGTTPGSKELLKFGRDLQNTTFNGTPLIVVAVVYVAITLPLTFLVAQLEKRNKAAL, encoded by the coding sequence ATGAGCGTGACTGACGACACCGGGAGCGACCTCTCGAGCAGCGCAGGGAAGGGGATGTCGCCTGCACGCAAGGCCGAGCTGCGCCAGTACGTGCTCTACGGCGTCCTCGTCCTCATCGCGGTGGGATTCGTGCTCGGCGCCGACATCGAGGCGATCCAGAAGTCCTTCCTCAACGTCGAGATCGCCGCGGACATGTTCCCCGAGGTGGTCACCCAAGCGGCGAAGAACACCCTGCTGTACACGGCGACGTCGTTCGTCTTCGGCCTGGCGTTCGGCCTGCTGCTGGCGTTGATGCGCCTGTCGTCGGTGGGTCCCTACCGCTGGATCGCTCGCGCCTACATCGAGTTCTTCCGGGCCCTGCCCGCGCTGGTCACCATCCTGCTGATCGGCTTCGCCGTCCCGATCGCCTTCGATGTGGAGATCCCCGGTGGGACGCTGGGCAAGGCCACCCTTGGGCTCGGGATCGTGGCGGCGGCCTACATGGCCGAGACGATCCGCGCCGGCATCGAAGCGGTCCCCAAGGGCCAGGTCGAGGCAGCGCGGTCGCTCGGCATGAGCGGCTTCTGGACCCTCACCTCCATCGTCATCCCGCAGGCCTTCCGCATCATCATCCCGCCGCTGACCAACGAGCTCGTCCTGCTGATCAAGGACACCTCGTTGCTGTTCGTCCTCGGGACGACACCGGGTTCCAAGGAGCTGCTGAAGTTCGGCCGGGACCTGCAGAACACCACCTTCAACGGCACGCCCCTGATCGTGGTGGCCGTGGTGTACGTGGCGATCACGCTGCCGCTGACCTTCCTGGTCGCGCAGCTCGAGAAGCGGAACAAGGCGGCCCTGTGA
- a CDS encoding ABC transporter substrate-binding protein: MLLVVCLLAAACGGGDSTEEERAAQAEIATLASEALDALDEAVAVSGEQLQEAAEQVSEAVQEGQLGLATPGVLVVGTNADFLPFVGRGDDDGIRGFDVDLMTEVGSRMGLEPVWVDMPFPNLTGAVTTGEVDVVIAAITITNQREEVIDFSHPYFVGSQGLAAPPGSDLTGVEDLSSDVTIAVLADTTGEAYATDTFLDAEIASYADRATALGALSAGAVDAVFMDTDALVEQAREGSVVLVEEVPTAERYGIGLAEDNAPLRTAVNEALDAVVADGTYERIFTEWFPGRDVEQVIDLLR; this comes from the coding sequence GTGCTGCTCGTCGTCTGCCTCCTCGCCGCTGCCTGCGGCGGGGGCGATTCCACGGAGGAGGAGCGGGCGGCGCAGGCCGAGATCGCGACCCTCGCATCGGAGGCCCTCGACGCGCTGGACGAGGCGGTTGCCGTGTCGGGCGAGCAGCTGCAGGAAGCCGCGGAGCAGGTCAGCGAGGCCGTGCAGGAAGGACAGCTCGGCCTGGCCACCCCCGGTGTGCTGGTCGTCGGGACGAACGCCGACTTCCTGCCGTTCGTGGGCCGGGGGGACGATGACGGGATCAGGGGGTTCGACGTCGACCTCATGACCGAGGTCGGTTCCCGCATGGGGCTGGAACCCGTCTGGGTCGACATGCCGTTCCCCAACCTGACGGGCGCCGTCACCACCGGTGAGGTCGATGTCGTCATCGCCGCGATCACCATCACCAACCAGCGGGAGGAGGTCATCGACTTCTCCCACCCCTACTTCGTCGGATCGCAGGGCCTGGCCGCCCCGCCCGGCAGCGATCTGACCGGGGTGGAGGACCTCTCCTCCGACGTCACCATCGCGGTCCTCGCCGACACCACCGGCGAGGCCTACGCCACCGACACCTTCCTCGATGCCGAGATCGCCAGCTACGCCGACCGCGCGACGGCCCTGGGGGCGCTGTCCGCCGGCGCGGTCGATGCGGTGTTCATGGACACCGATGCACTCGTGGAGCAGGCGCGAGAGGGTTCGGTCGTGCTGGTGGAGGAGGTACCGACCGCCGAGCGGTACGGGATCGGCCTCGCCGAGGACAACGCACCGTTGCGCACCGCGGTCAACGAGGCGCTCGACGCGGTTGTCGCCGACGGCACCTACGAGCGCATCTTCACCGAGTGGTTCCCCGGCCGCGATGTCGAACAGGTCATCGACCTCCTGCGCTGA